Below is a window of Fimbriimonadaceae bacterium DNA.
GCCACCGCCGCCAAAGCCGCCGCCACCGCCACCACCACCGATGTTCTGGGTGTTAAAGATGGTGCTCATCTCGGGCCAGGTCGAGGTTGATTGCGAACCCGAAAGCATACGCATGATAAACAGCGGGTCTGCGCTTCGGATTTTGAGTCGCCGAATAGGAAGCTTAGCGCTTGCTACGGGACCCGGGTCGGTGCCGCCGCCGGGGGTGATATTGTCCGGTGGGCGCTTGATGATCTGGTAGATGCCGCCTTCGACGCGGTACGTTGCATCAACCTGCTTCAAGATAGCCTGAAGCGCGGTCTCGAATGTAACGTTCCTAACGCTGAGCGTAATCGTTCCTTGAACATCCGGTGCAATGCTGTAGGAAACGCCAACGTTCTTGAAAAGCGCCTTAAGAGCTTCTCGAACGTCTGCCTCCTGCAGTTCAAGTGACGGAATGATTGTTTGGCTAGGATCGCTCTGGGCATGAGCATTGGCGATACCGCCAGCCCAAATCCCGATTGCGAGGATAGCCGCAATAATCGTTTTTTGCGCGTTCTTCATAAAGATTCTCCGTACCTTATGATGGATGAACCTGTCGGTCGTTTCATCAAATCTACTATTCTTAGCCGCCACTGGTTCCTAGTCCAGGGCCACCTTGTCGTCCGCCACGGCCTCCACGTCCGCCTGCGTTTCCACCGGCGTTGCCGCCAGAGTTTCTACCGCCAGCGCCGGGAGGTGCGCTTTCGAGGTTGACAATGATATCGTTCGGCTTCACATTACCACCCCGTCGTAGGATGGCTTTGTTCTCGTCGATGGAGATAACGGTCCACGGGCTGTTGGGAATCTGCATTCCGGGGTGAATTTGAACTGCCCGTCCGTCCTCCATGATAATGATCGCCGTAACTGTGTCCCCAATAATCACGCCAGCGAGCCTGCGATAAGGCTGAGGCTGCGGGCGCTCTTGGACTGTCACTTCGGGCTCTGGCTCAAATCGCTGATCCCAGCCGAAGTCGCTGGTTAGCCTTTCGGTAAGCTGTGCGTAATCGTAAGCTACTTCGTTTGGCTTGAGCGCAAACGGATCTCGTCGCGAGCCACCGAAGTTTCTGTTGCTCCACAGCATCGCATAGCGCTGCTCGTCGGGCTTCACTTCAAAGCCAACGCCAGCGTCAGCATTGGGCTTCTCGACGGGTCTCGTGCCTGCATTGCCTGAAGCTCCAGGCATCGTGACACCGGAGCCTGCGGCTCCGCTACCGTCTCCGCACCCGGCCAAGACCAGGGCAAGAGCCGCCATCGTTAAAATCGTTCTCACGTCTTTCATATCGGTCATTACACCTTTAGGTTCCAATTTGACGAACGAGATCGTTATCCGCCCGACACGCCCAGCGAGGGCCTGCTTCGTCCTCCAGCTGCACCACCAGCTCCGGGAGCTCCACCGCCGGGCGCTCCGCCTGCTGGCTGTGTGTTGCCTCCGCCTGACCCGCCACCACCGGTGAGATCCTGGTCTGGCACGGGCGGGAAGATATCTTTCCCACGAATGTAGCCAACGATGGTTACATTATACGTACCGGTTAGATTCGGCGATGTTCCTGATAACTGTAGACCGTCTGCGACGGCCAGATAGTTTGGCATTCTCGCCCAGGAACGCATGTTTGCTGTAATTTGCTCATATGTGCCGGTCACTGTGACCTGGCCAAGATCAAAAAGAACAATCGGGAACCCAGCTGCCGGATAGTTGTAGTAGCTCGACAGAATCTGGTTCGCGTTGTATACCGGACGGGGCACTTCAGGACCGTTCACAACGTGAACGCCACCCTGTCGCACCTGCGCATTCACTGCGCGTTGAATATCGTTTCCAAAACCTTGGGAATCGATCACGAGCTGATAGGGGTTGACAGACAGATCAATTCCTCGACCTTGTCGGGATGCCTGAGGAGTATTGGTCAAAATCGTAGCCCGCCAAGCTGCTGCTTTGGCTTCGACCATCTCTTTGGCTATCTCCACACGTCGCTTGGCTTTTGCAAGCTTATCGGCTTCCGTTTGCTGGAGTTGCCTGTTCTCGATCCAATAGTCCGTTTCTTGCTTATTGGGCATCGTCACAAAGAACAGAGACCAGGCCATCACGATCATGAAGACCGCGACGCCAATCGAGAGTATCGGTATTACGCCTAATTTCATCCTTTTTTCCTCAATCCTTTAAGTTAGCGATCTTCCGCAGCGGGCACTCCCGGACCGCCACCGCCTACATTCGGGCCACCAGGGCCGCCGCCAGGGCCTCCCGGACCCGTACCCGCGCTGCCTACTCCAGAAAGGCTTGCTCGCGGATTAGGCGTCTGAATATTCCTGGGGATCGTAATTGTCACCGTTACCTGATGCTCGTTCGGCATCGCTCCTCGAACTCCAGGCACTCCCGATCCAAAACCACCGGCCCCTTCATATCCCGAAGCGCTACCCTTGGCTAAGAAGTAGTCCATTCGCTCAAGGGGATCGTCCGGTACGGGCGCATCGCTGCGCAGGCGCGGGTCTGCGTTCTGATCGTTATCCGTAATCGGCGGTACGAACATTTCGTTGTACTGATATCCGGAACGAGTTACGAGAACCTGCCCGTTATTAATTCGTCGCAGAGCGAACATCATGTCCGCGTACTGCTGCTGTGTTCTCAGATAGCCCACGAGGGTCACCGTGCATGAATCTGGCCCATTCGCAGCCGCACTCATGCTTACCACTCGGTAGAAGCCCGGAATATAGGGTCGAACCTCGTCGTAAAGGTCGGGATAGACGGCCGAGTGCTTCTTCATGGCTTCAGCCAAGTTGATGTTCAAAATAACCTGTTTGGCCTCTGACATCACCTTGTCAGCATAAAGCGACTCGTCGAGAGCTTCTTTTGCGGTCGGAACAACCTTGAGCGCTTCTTCTCTAGCATCGGTCAGGTCCTTGCTCGACTTTGCGGCCATCCCTATACCGATAACAAATCCGGCGGCAGCGATAAGTACCGCTCCGACGATAGCCGCACGGGTTTTCTTCCCTTCGTTTACAGTTTGTGGAATTAAGTTCAGTTTCATCCGTGTCACCTATTCGAAGCAGATATGCAGACCGTTTCCAACGGCTACCGCGAACTCTTCGCGATGTTCGTCGACATATGCCGGCGGAACTTTCCGAATGTTTAAGTTCAGACGCCTCATCGGGTCGTAATTGTCACAGGTCTGCCCCGTGCTCTTCGTTAAATACGTTCCCAAACCGCGAAGTTTGGCACCGCCTCCACAGAGGGCGATCACATCGACGTTGCTGCCTCGGCTGCGGTAGTAGTCAAGCGAACGCTTGATTTCAGCAGCGAACTCTTCGGCTACGCCAGCGAGCGCCTTGTTCACACCGTCGTTGCCTGCATCGGCAACCGGCGCGATTTCGGCAGGCGCTTCGGCTGCTGTCGGCGCGCTGCCCGCATCGTCAGCTGGGGTTTCATCGGCAAATGGATTGTAGGGAGTGAACGCTTGCGTTGCAACTCCGCCAACACCAGCAGCCACATCGACTCTGTCGAGGTCTGCGGTCTCTTGCTTAAGCCGTTCTGCCTCTTCGTTGGAAACGCCCATCGCATCGGCAATTGCCTGCGTGAACATCTCACCGCCCATTGGAACTTGGCGCGGCAGGAGAAGCTTACCGTTGCGGTAGATATTGATTGAAGTTGTTTTGTGGCCGATCTCGACGAGGCAAACCGTTTTGCCAACGTGTTGATCGTCATAGCTCGTGACCAGCGACCGTGCTAAACCGAGCGGCTCAACGTCAATGGCGGCTGTATTGCGTCCGGCCTTCTTCAGACATGCCATGACGGTGTCAATCGCTGACTGCGGGCTGATTGCCATCACGACTTCCATATTCTGAGAAGTCGGATCCTCGTCTGCGAGAGGCTTAAAGTCGCTCACGACCGTGCTCTCTGAGAAGGGGATATTCCGGTTGATCTCCCACTGCATATGCTCTTTGAGCTCAGCAGGGTTCATCCGCGGCACTTCGAGCGTGCGCACCAGAACGGAGGCTTGCCCTGCAATCGACACGACTGCATTGGGGTTTGAGATGCCGCTTGCAGACAGCACTTGCTTAAGCGCTCCTGCAACTGCTTCTGCATTGTAAATACCTGTATGGTCGACGGCACCTTCCGGTGTGTCAATCATGCCAAGACCCGTAACCGAGGCTTCCTTCCCGGCGTTACGAATTTCGGCGACTTTGATAGACCGACTCCCGATGTCGATTCCAACGACGCTGCTTAGCTTTTTCGCCATATGTCGAGATCCCGCTCCGTGGCTGAGCTGAGTTATGTTATCACCCTGGTCGAACCTATGTCAACTTCGTGTTGCTTCTACAGAGACGAACTTCAGCCCTTGATGAGTTCAACCTATGTAGAAAAAGGCAGGAACTGTGTCCCTGCCTTATCTATTTTGTGCTTTTTGAGAATTATTGACCTGCTGCCTTCGGGGCAAATTTCGGTGCAATTGTCTGGAAGAACAGGTCTGGCGTGCCGCCTCGCGTACTGGTCCAGAACATCCAAACCAGTCCTGCGCGTCGGTTTGCCGCATTCGGGAAGTCGAACGGATCGATAAATGTGGTCATTTGCGATTCGTTCACTGCCTGATCGAGTGGCACAGGCGCCTCTCCTCTCTCTTCGATCATCGTGACCGGAGCCTGTACCTGGATTCCTGGAATTGGAGTCCCTGTTGTGGCATCAAGCCCGGTGTAGGTGATCGTGACCGTCCGGTTCTCGTCGTCCGTTGTGAAATAGATTCGGCCATTTGCCGGATCGATTTGGTAGAACGACGTGTTACCTGCAACGTTGATCGACGTAACCGTTCCGTTCGGCTGCGTGTGGACCGGCAACGGAAGCTCAACGCCAAGCCGCATTGTTCGCATGAACGGACGCGTGGCTTGACCGTTACCCGAAGCTGCTCGCGTGAACGAGAACAGATACCGGCCACTTCTGACTTGCTGATTCGGCGTAATGCCTGTGTTGCCCGGCTGAGCCCAGTAATCGAATTCGCCGATCAATCGGTTGTCGAACAGGCCAGACGGGTTCGTATAGGCGACATTCTGTGCCGTGCTCACACGCAACAGTCGCGGTGTGTAGCTGAGCATGATAATCGCATTTCGATTCGGCGAGGTGCCGCTGAACCGGACCTTTCCAAGAGCAGGGTCAAGATAAACCTTGCCGCCGAGTGTCGACGTAAAGGAGATCAGCCCCGTTGCAGGATCAGTGGTTCGCGTTCCCGCAACCTCGATATTGGTCGTAGCGCCATTAAACGTCTGGAAGAGCTGAGTCGTCGCTCCGGTGTTCCACTGGATGCCCAGGGATCGGTAAGCGCCAGGCTCGCCGTCCGGAATCAATCGCTCAGTAGTTCGAGCAGGCAAGTTCACAAAGGCTCCATTCCCTGCTGGCGCTCCCGAGCGACCGGCAACCATGCGTCCATAAAACGCTTCGGTCAGGTTTCGTCCCTTGAGTTTGCCAGAGAAGGTCAGCTCGATAATTCCACTGCCGCTGCCCAGTCCGGGGACTGAGGCGCCGCTGTAAATACGAGCCGAGGAGCTTACTGAACCGATCTGCTCGAAGCCGTTGCCAACCTGTGCCTGTCGGACCGGTCCCCAGTTTGTGCCGTCGAACGTCGCGTAGAAGAAGCTCTGCTGTCCAGGGCCCTCTCCGCTGAAAAAGACGGTTGCTGTGCTGCCGACTTGAATAACGGTCGGGCGGAACTTCCGCATTTCGGGGTTGTAGTCAAGTCCGATCGGGTTCGAGACGCCGACCGGGTTTCCGTTGGGCGTCATCGTGACGTTGGCGATGAATACGCGGGAATCGCTTATACGACCCTGCGAAGTCTGCTTCTGGGCTTCGCCGACGAAGACGATGTAGGTCGCCCTTCGCGCTGGCCCGCCAAACGGATCGAAACTGCCTAAGACCGGATACGACGGTGAGCCGTAGCGCACTGTCTCAGGAATCAGGGTCTCACCCGGTTGAACATTAAACAAGCCAGCATCGCTCGCAGCGGGCGGGTACGCGGCCCCGTCTTGGCTGAACCAGCGGGTGTTCACATTGATCGGCGAGAAGCTATTCAAGTCGTTCAATGGACTGTTGCCCGGGTTCGAGGGGTTTGGACCCGTCGTTGGGGCAACGCCGTTCATCGTTGCAAAGTAGAGCCGCCAGTTATCCTGATTCGGCGTCGATGCAAAGATGTTGGTCGTGAAGTTGGGACGGTTCGATGCCCAAACCACGCTGAGACGTCCGCTGCCGGATCGCATTGCCGCAGGCTGAGCGTTTGACGAAATAAAGTTCTCTGCGCCGCTGAGCTGGTTGTCGATGAAGGGTCCGTTGCGCTCATTGCCGGTCTGATAGATTCGGGTTGAGTCGTTTGTCAAACGGGCTTCACGAACTTTGAAGGTCAGCGTGAAGGTCGGGTCGGAGTAAATCTCCAAAGCGCGCCCCGAAACGTCCATCGCGAGTGACTCGTCGAGGTTGGGGTCCTCAATGACGTGCATCGTTGTGACGTATGTTCCGACGGGTGTACCGATCGGAATCGAAACCGCGATTCGCGGCGGTCCGGGCGGGAAGGCCGCTGTATTAAGAAGCGGTCCGCCGGGTGCGCCAAGGTTCGCGTTCGGACGCTGCTCGGGGTTTGCCGAGAGCGCTGTTCCCACTCGGTCACCGACGCGAGCCTTTTGAAGGCCGACGGCGTTGCTGCCACCGAAAACAGGAGCAAATCGGCTGTCGATATCGCTCCAAAGATGGATATCGCCGTCGAGCCAGCTTCGCTCGTGATTCGCGGGAGCCATAAGCTGCCAAGGATCGCGAGCTCCGCCGACGTTTGTCGCCTTGGCGATGCGCAGGTCAAGCAGGTTAACGTTTCCTTCGTTCAACGTGTTGAACGGACGGAACATCGGCTGATAGATGCCGCCCCACGGCGAGAAGATCGAGGCCGGATCCCATGGCTGTCGTGGCGTGTAGCCGTTTCCAGGTACCAGCGAACTCAGATCGACGTTCGGCGTGGTGACGGTAATTCTTTCGTCGACCGGGATTCCCACCGAGATCAAGAACCTTCGATAAGCTTCGCGGCGGCCTCTGCCAGTGAACTGGCTGTTGCCGTCGCTATCGACGTAGACCAAAGCTCCTGTCAGGTAACCGCCTGGGTTAGAAGCGCCTGCCGAGTCGATAGTTGTGGAAAGATTTGCCGATTGGAATCGCGGAACGTTAAGATCAAGATCAAATGGCGTGATGTTAAGCGTTCGGTTGTTCCTCGGATCGGACGGATCGGTGATCGTCGGTGGAAGAAGTCCAACCCCGGTGATCAGCGGATTCTCCGCGTTTGCAAACTTATCCTTTGTGACAAATAGATTCTGCCTTCCGATATTCGAATAGTCGAGGCTGTTGTTCGGGAAGTTTACAGGCATCTCTTCGAACAATGGGTATCGAAGCTGATTCAGCGGTTTGATTACCGCACCAGCGCCGCCCTGCCAGGCCAGATCATAGCGCTCGACGCGGACATTGTCGAGACCCTGTCCAGGACGTCGCAGCAGCGTCATCAGGCTTCGGTCAACCACACCAACGATATAGTTTCCTGTTTGGTTGTGTGGGACCAATCCCATGCTGGCGAGCATCCGCTCTTCAAGCTTGGGTGTCGCATTGATCGGTTGTGAACCGTTCATCAATGCTTCAGCATCGTTGGGGTCAATGGTGTAGCCCAGCGAACGATTGAGGTCCGGCAGACCACCAATTTGTGCCATCACAAGTGCGATGGGATTGGCCACTTGGAAGGTCCGACGAGAGGTCGCGGGATCCAAGGTGACATTGCTCAACGTTGCGTCGTTTGGCGGAGGATTGCCGTTTGGAATCCACGCATTCATGCCGATGGAGACTTGTCCGTTTCCGGGCGGCATCGCATTTGAACCCGAGCCTTGGATCGGGAACTGATAGATTGCATAGCCATCACGATCTGGCGGTGACGAAGCTGCCAGCTTCGCACGTAGTGTGACGTTGCGGAAAGCCGCACCCTCGGCGCTAAATCTGAATTCGATCTGGGCTTCGCGTCCGGGCTGAGCGCTTTCGTTTCCTGGGAAATCGTAAGCCATCACGTAGATGGTTTCGCCCCACTCAAAAGCGGTTCCGTTCACCCAGTTAGCGGCGTTCGTCAACTGAGCATACGTTGCCGTACCGTTTCGATAAGCCTCATACAGAGTCTTGTTGACGAATCGAATCTTTGCATTTCGGTAAACCTGACCCGCAGGATCATCTGGGGCGATTTGGGGTCTTCCGGGAGGATTCCCTATCGACGTACCGAAGGGCGCGTTATCTGCGAAAGCATATAGGACGCCACCCGTATCGCCGATGTACATGAAGTTTCGACCCACAGAAGCAGAGGCTTCG
It encodes the following:
- a CDS encoding PQQ-binding-like beta-propeller repeat protein, whose product is MRSSRRFLLWISCVIVASLMTAALGQDFPALKGNASRTGENGAPLTSGPGRGFLRWWRPNTGADFAIINRVIDNMDAAAAAISGGWAQPATLADEAQNSLVPAPYDTIPGAAPYRLAASEPALSNASNIVPQNAGNHAVWQWTVDPGDGIARAYSLHAWLPIGPTYVGGIPFYPQRYFTYEIIYANGLTYIDTVDTYQAGTGWVQLGNGGRPTTIQFAYDGINPIRIRLHNIIPRDQFGNLTSPPADSVVYADAVLAVPAVGTYQASPIVSQFTPPGGGPNVIHTVDAMNRYESTVETDGSITSRLVGVVRSLLHDIANAGQLNNTRWEYNPAIESEQAIQTDNVAASFIGIGWAVTAAPAGFRGVDYLRTAATDLSLGSPALTTVEYSPNVNDGVYDVYVWTFGSGSGTFGRTVRYEIWENGILAETPILDQDNQAGWIRIGTRRFSHTAANPMRVVVTNEVGALDLGRDVYADAIRVVGPTNSAITSTPIHAVARVRLSPGGPLVARPVVVAAAENGRIYCLDAEGDVTRRETNVLWTYPSTPDNDNAGWTDPNAVAGEDGGVAEMPTGFNLSSSIIADVAGEDVLYLCGTNGRIYAINMSGRGDMDFTLRKPGTTTRRWTYPDDYPAPRKSSNLGPFIGSPLVIPVAGVPTVIVPSTQGRLYALDADGTANKRTTVTWAFPQLNQPTIGAISSTPAFMNGNLYFGTEALGDRGTFYCLNSSGTPQWTFDNTTLWDPLGVTPVLADSFISGPAVADAATMGLGMPNMVFVANENGWISGLNADTGAIRWTTNELGSNVLANLSFTQMTVYTPGGILNPRRVVIVPTADGRITALYARDDEFNSFGGGGPLSPRLVWGYDTDSRFEASASVGRNFMYIGDTGGVLYAFADNAPFGTSIGNPPGRPQIAPDDPAGQVYRNAKIRFVNKTLYEAYRNGTATYAQLTNAANWVNGTAFEWGETIYVMAYDFPGNESAQPGREAQIEFRFSAEGAAFRNVTLRAKLAASSPPDRDGYAIYQFPIQGSGSNAMPPGNGQVSIGMNAWIPNGNPPPNDATLSNVTLDPATSRRTFQVANPIALVMAQIGGLPDLNRSLGYTIDPNDAEALMNGSQPINATPKLEERMLASMGLVPHNQTGNYIVGVVDRSLMTLLRRPGQGLDNVRVERYDLAWQGGAGAVIKPLNQLRYPLFEEMPVNFPNNSLDYSNIGRQNLFVTKDKFANAENPLITGVGLLPPTITDPSDPRNNRTLNITPFDLDLNVPRFQSANLSTTIDSAGASNPGGYLTGALVYVDSDGNSQFTGRGRREAYRRFLISVGIPVDERITVTTPNVDLSSLVPGNGYTPRQPWDPASIFSPWGGIYQPMFRPFNTLNEGNVNLLDLRIAKATNVGGARDPWQLMAPANHERSWLDGDIHLWSDIDSRFAPVFGGSNAVGLQKARVGDRVGTALSANPEQRPNANLGAPGGPLLNTAAFPPGPPRIAVSIPIGTPVGTYVTTMHVIEDPNLDESLAMDVSGRALEIYSDPTFTLTFKVREARLTNDSTRIYQTGNERNGPFIDNQLSGAENFISSNAQPAAMRSGSGRLSVVWASNRPNFTTNIFASTPNQDNWRLYFATMNGVAPTTGPNPSNPGNSPLNDLNSFSPINVNTRWFSQDGAAYPPAASDAGLFNVQPGETLIPETVRYGSPSYPVLGSFDPFGGPARRATYIVFVGEAQKQTSQGRISDSRVFIANVTMTPNGNPVGVSNPIGLDYNPEMRKFRPTVIQVGSTATVFFSGEGPGQQSFFYATFDGTNWGPVRQAQVGNGFEQIGSVSSSARIYSGASVPGLGSGSGIIELTFSGKLKGRNLTEAFYGRMVAGRSGAPAGNGAFVNLPARTTERLIPDGEPGAYRSLGIQWNTGATTQLFQTFNGATTNIEVAGTRTTDPATGLISFTSTLGGKVYLDPALGKVRFSGTSPNRNAIIMLSYTPRLLRVSTAQNVAYTNPSGLFDNRLIGEFDYWAQPGNTGITPNQQVRSGRYLFSFTRAASGNGQATRPFMRTMRLGVELPLPVHTQPNGTVTSINVAGNTSFYQIDPANGRIYFTTDDENRTVTITYTGLDATTGTPIPGIQVQAPVTMIEERGEAPVPLDQAVNESQMTTFIDPFDFPNAANRRAGLVWMFWTSTRGGTPDLFFQTIAPKFAPKAAGQ
- the pilM gene encoding type IV pilus assembly protein PilM encodes the protein MAKKLSSVVGIDIGSRSIKVAEIRNAGKEASVTGLGMIDTPEGAVDHTGIYNAEAVAGALKQVLSASGISNPNAVVSIAGQASVLVRTLEVPRMNPAELKEHMQWEINRNIPFSESTVVSDFKPLADEDPTSQNMEVVMAISPQSAIDTVMACLKKAGRNTAAIDVEPLGLARSLVTSYDDQHVGKTVCLVEIGHKTTSINIYRNGKLLLPRQVPMGGEMFTQAIADAMGVSNEEAERLKQETADLDRVDVAAGVGGVATQAFTPYNPFADETPADDAGSAPTAAEAPAEIAPVADAGNDGVNKALAGVAEEFAAEIKRSLDYYRSRGSNVDVIALCGGGAKLRGLGTYLTKSTGQTCDNYDPMRRLNLNIRKVPPAYVDEHREEFAVAVGNGLHICFE